The following nucleotide sequence is from Salvia miltiorrhiza cultivar Shanhuang (shh) chromosome 7, IMPLAD_Smil_shh, whole genome shotgun sequence.
AGGTGATAAGCAGTGATGAACACCGTCTACTTCAGTGCTTGATCCCACACCTTCTGAATAAAGAACAGACCTAAACTGCACAGTCAAAGTCGAACTACGATCTCAAGAATCAATGTTGGAATGATGTTAAGCAACGTGTTTCAGCCTCGACTCACAAACTACAGTAACTGTAACTGAGTAACTGGCAGAGAAATGGTGGGATGGAGTAACTGTAACTGAGTTTTGCAGGTTAACAGCATCCCCACCTTCTTCCTTTGTTTTCTCTATTCTATGGTCTATTCTTTACTTCTTCCTTCCTTCAACCATTGCTCATCGAAATCCAATTCAGATTACACTCAAACTTTTCACATAGTGAGAATTTATgcaatttttcaaaataaacagCCAAAAATAATGCTACCAAATCAAGAATAAACATTAACTGAATGCTCAAGCGCAATGGAAAAGCCAGGAATTTGAATCTGACTCGACTAAGTTATAAATAGAACTATAAAGCACACCCCATTGGTGTGACAGACCTAGCCATACCCGATTCCCCTGGTGCCACCAGTAACGAGGGCGGTGGAGCCATGAAGAGACCAGCGGGAGGGTTTCGCGGCGGAGGCGGCTGTCGTGAAGCGCGACAAGCGGCAGTTTACATGTGAGGAGTCAGCTGACGGCATGGATTTCGTAGAATAAAGCTTGAGGGAAGCGGCGGCGCCGGAGTAAATGGCCGGCGGCATGTTTCCTATGTATTCCGTGCTAAAAAGGCCTTGTGAATTCCGGTGGCGGCGATATATTCAAACAGTGGCAATTTTCATTTTGCCCCCTAAACTTTATTGAATTTCCCCTTTGGCCCCGAATAAATGCAAAATGTAAATTTATTGAAGTTCGAGCACTGAATTACAATTCCTTTAAAAATTCTAGACACCAATAATATAAACAATATCCTTAAATTTTGTCTAGCTGACTAAAATAGAGTTAGTCGATTATATTgtataaattacaaaaatatttaaatatgaatGCAAGACGCAATCGTTGTCAATAtgataattaaaaatgaaaatcttTTATATGCAAAAATTACATATCACATGACTTTGGAGAAGTGAGAAGGaaagtttttttgtttttctttatttgggGAAATAAAGAAGATATAGCCACCAAATGATGCCACGTGGAATTGAGGCATAAAAACGGATGCAAACCTATTTATATTCCACTCTCTATTCTCCCTTTCTGTTCCGCCCTTGTCCGTCTCATGCCCCTCCTCTCGCCGCCTTTCTCTCCCCTCGCCGGCGAcctgcctttctctctctctttatttcCTCCAATTCACACCTTAATCTATTGATTTCACTTTCGAGGCTTTCGATTCGGAGCTTCTGCCTTCGCGTTGCTCGATTCTAGTTTTTTCCGAAGAAATGGCGAGCACCGGCACCAGCAATATCTACATCCACGTAATCGAGGACGTCATCAACAAGGTCCGAGATGAGTTCATCAACGACGGAGGCCCCGGAGATGCCGTCCTCGCTGAGCTCCAAGGAGTAATTTATCCTCCGCTCTCTTTTAATTTGATGAGATGCTGAATTTTGAGctgttttagggtttagtgatGGACCTTTGTTTTGTGTGTGGTTTTAGGAGTGTGTTGGGATTTATTTCATTGAAGGATGATTGAGTAGTTTCAGGGTTTTGAAATCGTTGGATCTGCGGCTGGAATAGTATTGttgattgttttatttttggtgGGATTTCGCAGTTATGGGAACTGAAAATGATGCAAGCTGGTGCAATTTTGGGTCCGATAGATAGGTCGGCGAAGCAAAAAGCAGCAGGAGGTCCAATCACGCCGAATCCCGTGCATGATCTTAACGTACCTTATGAAGGCACTGAGGAGTATGAAACTCCCACTGCTGACATGCTCTTTCCTCCGGTGAGTGCTTGGTATCATTGTTAATGGTGAGGATCAAAATGATGATATTATGCCTTTGACTTTTTACTGTTGATGTTTTTGCTTGGGGCTTCCAGACTCCGTTACAAACACCCATGCAGACGCCATTGCCGGGGATGGCCCAGACACCATTGCCAGGAACAGCTCAGACTCCCCTTCCTGGAACAGCTCAAACTCCTCTTCCTGGAAATGACACCAGTCCGTACTATAACATTCCCACTGGTGGCACCCCGATAACCCCCAACGAATACTCCTCTAATAATGTTAATGGGAGTGAAGGTCAGATAAGAGCTGGAGCTGGAGCTGGAAGGCCTAGCCAATATATGGTATCATTATACTGAACCTTCTTTTCTGGTGGTGGGTGTGACTGTCACTTTTGGCTGACAAGCTTGTTTTCTGCAACCTCATTTGCTCAtcctttttcattttaagaTGAGAATGTTTCTGATTCTTTTTCAAATATATCTATGTAATCCggattcatatttttattaagttCACTAGCAATATCTGCATTCTCTTTTCCTTTCGGTGGTAGGTGGTTCAACTGAAATCTATATTTTACTCTTGCAGCAGCCACCTTCATCTTGGTTGAATCAAAGGCCTCCTCTCGATGTGAATGTTGGTGAGTGTAATGGGTGAAGATTTATAACAATGTTCTCTAAGTAACTATGTAGATGTCAATGGTGGTAGTATATTGAAAAACTTATAAATTGCTGGAAGGCAGTGTAATCTTCACTAgtttcaaattcaatttttcttCTTTGTAGCTTATGTGGAAGGTCGAGAAGAGGGTGACAAGGGAGCACCTAATCATCCATCAACTCAGGTTATTGTCATTTGCGTTCAGGTTTATTTCAAGTTTATAATTGAATTAGATGGATGCAGCCCAATCAATTGTAAcatagatactccctccgtccacaaaaaagtTGCCACATTGTGGGcggcacatgttttaataaatggTTGGTaatgttgtgagtggagaaggGTCCCATTTTAAATGGAGAATAGAAGGTAAATAAGATGGTGAATTGTGTGTACCATACTACTATAAATGGATGTGGCAAACTTTTCTTGGACTGACcgaaaaggaaattgtggcaaatttttcgtggacagagggagtactatatatgcCCAATAATATGAGAAAATTACCCATGTACAAATGTTTCATCTATGCAAATTGCATTGTCCTATTTCCTTGGTGGGAGTTCGACAAACAATCTCTTTTTGTAAAAGTTAAAAGTGGAATCTTCTCTCTGAAGTATTCTATTCTCTCATCGAATGTAATAGAGTGGTGCATCTGATGTTCGGTGTAGTATTTACTTATAAAGCTAATATCGTATAAATAACCCATTGGTTTGACTTTCTTATGACTCAACTAAGTGTGAATTCTAATTGAATCAGGAAGTAATTGACTTGACAACAGAACACCAAAATTAAATCAGCTCTGCCTCATAGTGGGGTAGAGATTTGGGCAATTGAATAGTAAATGTAATGAGGTGGTGTTTCATTTAGTTAGCATGCATATGTACTACACCCACACTTTAGTTTCGTAGGATATTACATTAATCTATTGGCTGGTGATGTCATGAAAAAAACCAAGTTACTGTCATCCCTTGATAGTCTTGTCAACTATTATTCTACTGAATTCTGTGGTAACAATGATCTGCAAATGACCAAATTCAGTCTTCTGTTTGAATGAATTTGATTGTTGTATGTCCCAAAAACTGCAAGCAAACATTGGTACACATGCTTCTTTTATAAGTGCACACAATCACTTGTAAAAGTAATGTTGCAAATTATTCTTTCATTTCACTCAGTACAGGATATAACAGTGAAGAACTCAATGCAGGATTTTTTCTTGATGCCTTCTGGAAAACGGAAACGCGACGACATTCCTCCACAATATCATTCTGGTGGATACATCCCCCAGCAGGATGGAGCTGGCGATATTTTCCCAGAGGTTTTGAAGGTGAAGTTTTGATTTCAAGCCACAGCCTAGCAATGATTATTTTTCCACTAAGTTGTCTCAAAGATTAATCCAGCCTCCAGGCAGTTGGTTGATAGAATGCACGGTGCCTGAATAAACCCCTattttgttcttatactttCAAATTGTTATTTGAGAATTAGAAAATTGCTCTAAAACAAACCTTTCTGGATTGAGGAAGCTGTCTAGATTCATCCTCTTTACACCTGTTGGTTCTCAAGCACGATGTCTATTTTCATTCACATGTGAAGTATCTAAAGTATACCTTATGTTTACATAGAATCTCCTCAATGAGTTTTTACATATTAAAAGGGTTATCTTGTAAAAGAGGAACATGCAAGCATGTCTTGAAACAATTTATAGACTTTATTACCAAGGAAGGTTAGGAATATGACCTTGATCTTTAACGATTCACCCGCCTTCACTGTGCTAGCCACTTCAGTGGACTGTTAGGCATTTCATACTTGTAGGACATTTGTTTTCCTCTATTTGTAACTGAGACTTCATACTTTTGGCAGGTGGGTCTAGGGAGCACTGCACAAATGCCTGTTCAAGAAGGATCACCATCTTGTAGGATTCCTCAGTTGGACGGACCCATACCAGATCCATATGATGATGCGCTTTCTACTCCCAATGTGAGTTTACCTCTGTGTGAGTCTTATTGGTTGTAGTCTTTGAACTAGCATGCAGTTAAATTTAATTAACCTGTTTAGGTGGCTATCGCCACCTACTGGTAGTCGTTTTTTATTTTGCTCCTTTGCAATTTTCTGAAGGGCTGCCTCCCCCTGGGGTGGGGGGTTTGGCTTCTATCGTAAGGACTTCATATAACCCACCAATTTTTGGGCCTTTCTGGTTCCAGAATCAGTTGCTGGATGctgtgagaaatgagaatttGTATTTATCTTTGtttacattttctttttctatgtCAATATGATTGGATGTAAATggagatttcaatattttctcgAACTCTTTCCTTAACCAAAGTAGCACACTTGTGGGATCAAAGTGTTGAATGTTCTGCAGATAGATAACAACCACAAATATGTCAGGATATCTCTTGTAGTTGTCTTAGAGTTGATTCTCACTATGGTCTTCTAGAGAAATGAAGTTTGCATAACTAATCTTTATGTTAGAAAATAGGATTACTTAACCAACCTTCCGTTAGACTTCTTCTTAGAAACTACTCCTGTAAATTTATGGGTTAAACATGCCTGATGGTATTGATTCCTATTTGTATCACTTATACCTTTTACATATTTCATTAATcaattattactttctctctctctctctaaatgcATATTCTCTAAACTAACTTGGTTTCTTATATGGCTTAAAAGATGTACAATTATCAAGGAGTCATGAACGAAGACTACAACATAGTGAACACACCTATGCCCAATGGTAAGTTGTCGCCTAAATTGAGTGCCTCCCACATGTTAAGAACTGTTAACGACCCATCTGTATTTCTAGAGATGCAAGCAGCAACACCTGCTCCTGTTCCAAATGAACCTGtagacgatgatgatgatgaacccttaaatgaagatgatgatgatgagttggaTGATCTGGAACAGGGGGAGGACCTGAACACGACACATCTGGTTCTAGCTCAGTTTGACAAGGTACTGAGCTGAACCTGCAAAATCTTATTGTTTACTCTGGGTTTTCCCGATGATGGTTATCTCATTCTGTTAGCAATATCTTCTCGATATTCCTAAAGATATACTTGTATCTACAGGTAACACGAACCAAGAGCAGGTGGAAGTGCACATTGAAGGATGGCATTATGCACGTAAATAACAAAGACATTCTGTTCAACAAGGTGCATGTCGTGTTACGATTCCTTTCTATTTATAAAGTATGCTTCTCTTACGTGTTCTTTACCTGTGCTTGTGTGAATTTTCTCTGTAATGGTTCGGGTATTGGGCTTTTCACCAGGCAACAGGAGAATTCGACTTCTGATTTCGTTGGAGAGATGCATAAGCCGTCAGATCTCTCAGGCGCTGGTTTGAGTAGAGAACAAGATTATTCACATTGTATTTGGTCTCTTATATGGAATGAAAACTAGTGAGAGGAAATGTTTCGATGGCCACAATGTACAGAAGGGAGATTTTGTCTCCAACTACGAGTTTATAACTTCAAAGGATGGTTGTATAATTTCATTTTTGTGTTCAGGGATATATGTTATTGATATCTTAATCTTCTTTATTAATTACTATTCCGATATATACCTACATTTTAGTCTTCGATTCCCTCTTGCAGTCTGtgcatttgaattttgaaatgcAGGTGCATGTTTCGTATCTACCCTTTTTTTTGCTTGCTTCAATATTGTGAAAAGTGTAAATATTCTCGGATGCAGAATTCATATTAAGCTATATTAAACATAATTTTGCTGCTTGTATCGATGCTGCACGTGTATTGTTCCATCGTTATCTACTTGAATCAACAAGTATGCCGATACCATCACATATGTTGGTATATCTTTCTCTACTAAGTTACGATTCTCTACTAGTATTTTGCAATTTTAAAAGAACgtcttttatttagtttaaaacaaaaaatatttcaagaaaAAGTGTAACTATTTGGTGTCAAAATAATGGAGGCGCATCGAGTTGCAATCTGATGTAATTTCAGTTGTTAATATCGAAACGTCATATACCAAAAAGCAAAAACTTCCATGATTGTTCATCCACAGCGGGACCCGATAGAAGTCACCCCCGAAATTGGGTCACCCACTGCACGCCTGGGGGACTCGAGGTTGACCTGTTCTACCAGGCTTGGCCTGATGGTTGTTGGCGTGCGCGCTCAGCACGcgccaattaaaaaaaaatcaaaaaattttaaaaattcagcCGTTGCCTattaaaaacaattttttttaattcgatcATTTCACCGTtattccttttcctttttttttttaaatacttctatctttttcttcttcttcacacaTCTTCtcctatcttcttcttcttcttcacaaaTTCTTTCAAGAAAAAAATGGATCAACACAATCCCAATTGGTACGACTCAAATTGGGTTCCCGACCTCTCCGGCGGAGACGATTATCATCCTGATTTGACGGGcatcaacttggaggaggaaCCTCGTCCAAGCGGCAAGGAGGAGATGTCGGCCGCCCATTCCGCGTCAAAGCCCAAGAAAGGAGGGCGGCGGAAGACTATGGTCTTCAAAGAGAAGGCACCGGCTCCTATGCTGGAGGAAGGAAGAGCCACTCGGCACACCTACACCCAGGAGGAGACAGACCTTATTGTCCGTGTTTGGGCAGAGGAGACCAACGATGCCGTCCGGGGTGTCGATTAAAAGGGAGAGGCCTATTGGGGCCATATTCTAGAGCGGGTAAACTCCCCCCTCGGAGTCGCCTTCAAACCCTGCCAAATAAAGGGACACTTCGCCCAAGTGGCTGCAGAGGTGAAGTTGTGGGAGAATGTTTGGGTGGAGGTTTGCGTGAAGTGACCTTCCGGCCATTCCGACGACATGCTCCAACAAATGGCCCAAGTCATCTTCTATGGTAGGAGCCCCATTTCTAGCCCCTTCAACTACAGGAATGCATGGAAGATGCTTTGCATCAACCGAAGGTTCAAGTCCATATACTTTGAGGGCGACGtccattcctccaagaggacgaAGACGTCGGAGACGAGCGAGTTCGCCACCTCgacgtcgggcgaggagatcacGTCTTCCCGCCCAATTGGAAACAAGGCGGCGAGAGCGGCGAAGGGGAAGGCGTCGCAAAGCTCGGAGCCTCCACCGCAATACAAGGAGAGGTTGGATAGATCGGACGACAAGCTGGAAAAAATCATCGGTGAGTACATCAAGAAGAACGAGCTGAAGAGGCAGATCCACGACGATCGAATGATGTTCATGAAGACTTCCAACATGACTCCCGAGCAGCTCGAATAACACAAGCAACGGGTGGCAGATCATAGCTCGACAAAGGGCCGGTGGAAACTAGATAGGTTTtaaattaagtaattttaaattatgtctttagattttttttttaatgtaatctttaggatttttaaaattaatgaagtttaatttgaagtaaattgtgttactTAAATttctgcaattaaaattaaataaacaaatacaaTAATCAAAGCTAAAAAGATTAGGTCAGCTATCATGTCATCCCATTGCAGCCTCCTTGACCCAATATGGTCCCCCTCTATCAGGTCAGCTATCAAGTCACCCCCACTATGGATGCTCTTACTTTCAGAATTTATTGTAAATGTCAATGCACAAACAATAAATTGTGTGTGTGGCTAAGCGATAAAGGGCTTAATGCTTAAAGCCGAAGATTTTGGGTTCGAGTTTTTCTGTGGTACgagcttaatttttttttttaatactgttaatttatcaataaaaataaaataaaataattacctTACTAATGATATATCAATTCTAATTACAGTCACACACACAAATTACGCATACAGTATATTCGTTTGTCAAAACGTATGATGCCTTTCTTCCCTTCCCTTCCCTTAACCCCCTCTACttttaataagaaaatgaagggTAAACAAAATTCTCTTTTAAATTCTACTTTTCTTTCCAATCATTttttataatagataatttcacatttttttcatttttaattttcagttaAGCTTAATaggggataatattatcacaccaataATGAAGAAATAATACTTATTTCTCCTTGTAGTGGAAAAGATAAATGAAAAATGATCAGATTctcttttatagaaaataagaaatttaaaaagaaatttattttctcCCCCATTTACTCATTgataaatttaaaactaaagAGAAGATATGAAAAGAAGTGGTTGGCCAAGAAGTCGATCTGCCTGGTTGGtccaagaaaaagaaataaaccCAACAAGGCAGTCGCAACCATTATAAGGAGAGTTTTACAATCTGCATAACTAAAGCCC
It contains:
- the LOC130991983 gene encoding transcription initiation factor IIA large subunit-like isoform X2, with amino-acid sequence MASTGTSNIYIHVIEDVINKVRDEFINDGGPGDAVLAELQGLWELKMMQAGAILGPIDRSAKQKAAGGPITPNPVHDLNVPYEGTEEYETPTADMLFPPTPLQTPMQTPLPGMAQTPLPGTAQTPLPGTAQTPLPGNDTSPYYNIPTGGTPITPNEYSSNNVNGSEGQIRAGAGAGRPSQYMQPPSSWLNQRPPLDVNVAYVEGREEGDKGAPNHPSTQDFFLMPSGKRKRDDIPPQYHSGGYIPQQDGAGDIFPEVLKVGLGSTAQMPVQEGSPSCRIPQLDGPIPDPYDDALSTPNMYNYQGVMNEDYNIVNTPMPNEMQAATPAPVPNEPVDDDDDEPLNEDDDDELDDLEQGEDLNTTHLVLAQFDKVTRTKSRWKCTLKDGIMHVNNKDILFNKATGEFDF
- the LOC130991983 gene encoding transcription initiation factor IIA large subunit-like isoform X1, whose product is MASTGTSNIYIHVIEDVINKVRDEFINDGGPGDAVLAELQGLWELKMMQAGAILGPIDRSAKQKAAGGPITPNPVHDLNVPYEGTEEYETPTADMLFPPTPLQTPMQTPLPGMAQTPLPGTAQTPLPGTAQTPLPGNDTSPYYNIPTGGTPITPNEYSSNNVNGSEGQIRAGAGAGRPSQYMQPPSSWLNQRPPLDVNVAYVEGREEGDKGAPNHPSTQDFFLMPSGKRKRDDIPPQYHSGGYIPQQDGAGDIFPEVLKVGLGSTAQMPVQEGSPSCRIPQLDGPIPDPYDDALSTPNMYNYQGVMNEDYNIVNTPMPNEMQAATPAPVPNEPVDDDDDEPLNEDDDDELDDLEQGEDLNTTHLVLAQFDKVTRTKSRWKCTLKDGIMHVNNKDILFNKVHVVLRFLSIYKVCFSYVFFTCACVNFLCNGSGIGLFTRQQENSTSDFVGEMHKPSDLSGAGLSREQDYSHCIWSLIWNEN